The DNA window gcagctcggctggtctttaaccttccgaaattctcccacactactccactcctccgctctcttcactggctaccggtggctgcccgcatccagttcaaaacattggtgctcacgtaccatgctgtgaatggatcgggtccagtttacatccaggacatggtcaaacctgacatcccgacccgcactctccgctctgcatctgtaaAACTGctcatccctccctcactgagagcaaaacactcgactagatctcgactctttgctgtccttgctccgaaatggtggaacgagctctctgaagacaccaggaccgcagagagccttcacatcttccgccgcaaactaaagagtctcttcagactctacctcgactaaaagactaacaaattgtagcacttaagtggtattataagtacaatttatctatagcaaattgtaaattggcttatttgatgaaattgcactttcttgctcTTCCGAGtctgtatccctatggttgaatgcacttatggtaggtcgctttggataaaagcgtcagctaaatgacatgtaatgtaatgtaaagaagtaactctgttgctacatgaaaacactgaaaaaagcgATACAGGAGGAGCAACGAGAGTCCAGAGATGcaacaacacaacttgtgcccgaaagaggagctgtgtctgtttggagggtttttggttttggaaaatactacgtaagttacgttagatcagaaaacgatttattgcaaagtctgttgaGCTTCTGGTGGCAAtgctagcagccacaacaagctaacacgctaacgagctaacacgcCAACTAGCTAACACGCTGACTAACTAACTCACCGGCAAGTTCTGTTTGGGTAGCcgcggtccttttcggggtcaatgaattaatgtgtttagtAGAAAAAGCAACACCGTCACAtgccgggataccgtcagattGTTTTGGCCATACTGCTACAGCCCTAATTTGCAGGTAAAAATCTGAATATGGACCTTGTAAAATACGACAAAATTGaagttaaacacatttttttcctgCCTTTTTGGAAGTGCCATTTAGACTTCAAACATGTGACAGAATCCTGGTCAAATGGTCAAAATCTCAAAGTaaagtctttttctttcttagtgCTGTGGTAGAACTGTGAGATGCAGAATTGAATTGCACAGCGGCTGCTGGTGAAGACAACAAGGTCTGCAACGACTTCCTCCAGCTGTGTTCCCTCCGTACCGTATCGTCTCCACACTGACACTCAAATGAAGCTTGTCGGCCTGTTGCTGCTCCCCAACGGCGTCTGTGAGGTCAGCTGAGATGGATGAGACGGGAGGGAAGACCAatgggaggaagggaaggaagaaCTGCAACATGCAGAGGTGGAAGGGGTGAAACTAAGGCAACAGACTGGATTTTTAGCAAAAGTACATTCTGTACGCCAATATGTCCATTAGGTTCTTTCTAAGGCCGACATGCACACTAATTCACTTTGGACCGTTTTTAATGCTAAGATAGTTCCTGGTCATTCAAGGTCTGCCAATTGCTTTTTATTGCAGAATCACAAAGATTTCCAGCTCATTCCCGGGAACGGGCAAAGCAACTTGGACCACAATGGGAGACTTAACTGCCCTTGAAATGATCATGGACACTGCAGGCCACACAGAGTTATTCAAAGTGATGGCAGCTGTCCTGATGAGTTTGAAGGCCCTGAGTGGAGCACAGCCGCGTTCAGTAATGACCTTTGCGTATCGACCCGGTTTCCTCTCACACCTACGGTGTCCCGCAAAGACAatacgcaacacacacacacacactcccacttcTAAAGCTTTTATGTACACTGTccaaactgcccccccctccaacaaATGCCCTTTAGCTAAAACCCATCTGAGCTGCTTTTAGAGCAGGATAACACATTCGGTTGTGTAACGGTCATTCTTGTCCCGCTGGAGCACAGGGAGACATTTTTCTCCGCTGTCAGCACTTCCACGGAGCTCCAATTAGAGACGCACAATGAACAGAGCTGGACGGGGACACTGCTGGCACAGCGTGGGGGACATGAGAACAATTAGGTCCAAGCTAATGGTGGAAAAATGGGTGTATTCCACATtagaaatgtgtcatttgaatTAGTTCAATGTGCCAATGACGTAGTCCTCATCCAGCATCCTTCATCCGGTGAGTGAGTCGTATAACGGCTGCTTTTGGCAGGAACATTGTGGGATGAGAAGCTGGTAGATTCTGAGGGGGTCGAGAGGGGGATCAGGCGGGTGATCTCTGAGCCGACtttaatttagatttagatgtACAGGCTGTACAGGCGAAACCCGGACCCCTTCAATTACAGCCCGGATCCATATTAATGCAGAGAAGGAGCCAAGTAGATGGATGGTTCCCCCACGAGGCCTCAGGCGCTTGTGCTTAGTTAACACTTCTGGCTGATGTGAAGCATTAAATTACACTCCTGTGGAAAAATAATGTCTTTTATGATACGTGAACAAATCTAATGAACAACGTCGACCGCACCGAGGTGTCTCATTAAGTAGttgtattgtgtattttataaaaatatacattgaTGTGTATTGGTTTTAAGCTTTTAAAATACAGTACCACTCTAAAGTTTGGACACAATGTCATTCAATTGAATGGGAAgctttttccatcttttcttGCTCTTTGTCTCTTACTGTGTGTTCCTGACATTCCTTCCCAGTATGGTCCCATCCTCCACCAGTAGCCCCACAAATAATCTATTGTGTTGCCTAGTTGGAAACCATTGAAACAGCTGCACCACAAACATGTGGCGGGatattattgtatatttttgGGGGCGGTTCTATCGAACCACCAAAGGAGACGTGAGCGAAAAGATGATGGTTAAACCATTCGATCCTCCGTGACGTTTTGTTTTCAACTTCCATGCAGACAAGAACAACTACCTCACATGAGACAACGCGGGTCAAAGAATTCAAACAgtaaagcacaaaaacaactaCGTTTTATCAACGTTTTTAAGGCAGGAGATCTATCTTTTCCATCCAGAAAAGTACTTGTGAGTAAATATTCTCTCGTCCTGATAGCGCAGATGCTTCTGTAGCATCACTTCTAACAGTGTCCTGCGTACGTCGTCTCAGCACTCCAAAGCCCCGCCCAAAGCTGACTGCACTCACAGTAACTGCATTAAGTCTGTCTAGATGGACGTGTGCGTGACCCTGTGAAGCCGTGGGAATCCATCCGCCTTGTAAAGGCTGCGGTGCTGTAAAGCATCCGTCATCCATTACCCAACAAAGTGTAGAATCGAATGACTGAAAGAGCCAATCAACGCGGACGTATCTGTGCAGTGACATTCGTCTCGTCCTATCACAACGCGGCTGAGTCAGAGGACGCTTTACGTGAggatgaaatgtaatgtaaccaccTGCCCTCCAAAGCTGCTCTCGCCGTGATACTTTTCTAATCCCCACCAGGAGTTAACAGAGGTTAGTGCATAACAATGTGACTTGGGTGAATGTCATATGGATGCTGCTCGTCTCCTGAGGCGAGGCCACTAGCCCCTCTCTCctatctccttctctccttctcaccCTCAGTCCTGTAGGCCTCTCTGCAGGGCTGCGTATTCATAGACATCAATAAACCGTATTTGTCTCTCAATGGAACAAATgaggattcacacacacacacaaacacacaaaggatTCAGGCGGATCTTCGCTGATTGGGCTCTTCTGCTTTTCATTGTGTTCTTAAACTGATGGACGTCTGTCTTTTACAGTGTGTGGAAGCCAAGAAGTACTGCTGGTATTTTGAAGGCCGATACCCCATCTACTTCATGTAAGTACCCCAACGTTCTGTCCTACAGCTAAAAGAACCTTGAATGTCCATCATCGATGCCGCTGCAAAGAGACCTTTTGCTaagtggaggatggaggatcTGCTAAAGCCCAACTTGAGAAAGGACACGGCTCTTTGTGGGGTTCTAAGTTCTATAATGCAGTTGTTTCATAACCACAATTATTCTGAAAAAAAGTGAGTCTTGAGTTTTGGTGAAGTTAACTTCTCAAGAATGtaaacatttcctgttttacGTTAAAGGCCCACCAAGGTCCTACAGAACAGAGGTCCCCAACCACTGGGCCGTGAACCAGTACCGGGCCACAGAAAGGAAATCTCTGAAAGAATACTTTGTTGAAAGCACGTCTAATGCTGCATTTCTGGAGATGACGCTAAACAAGTCTAGTGCCTGAGTTAAGGTCAAGGTTTAAGCTCAGCTGGTGACCCTGTGCCTGGAGCCAAGGGTCAAAAGAAGGACAAAACCTGTCTTTGTTCACCAAGtatgggtatatatatatatatatatatatatatatatatatatggatatatatatatatatccgtccatatatatatatatatatatatatatatatatatatatatatatatatttatttatttatatatatttatatatatatatatatatatatatatatatacaaagctCCACCCTACAAGGCTTCCTCGTTCCTACAACCAGCTGGATGTTTGAGGCGGATCTACCCGCTTTCTATTTTCTTAGGCTCCCTCATTACTTTCACAATACCTACTGCAACATTTCATCAGATCATCCTTTGTTGCCCAGATGCAACACAATAAATACTCTGCTGCTCTCATCCACCTTCTTTAACCGGATATAACACAGCCAAGTGCATGCCTGGTTGTGCAGTAGCCTCAACTCCTAGctgggttagcttagcttcctgCTCGTTCCGGCGGGTCAGGGTGTTTGTTCTGATGGCTGTGCAGttaacagtgacacacacacacacacacacacacacacacacacacacacacacacacactgcttcgtTCCTGCGCGTGGACCCAGCCGTGTGAGCGTGAGGTGGGAGGCCCCGTGCTGCTGTCCGTAGTCATctgtcagacacacagacgGCGCTCCGCTCACTGATCAATCACAGTCGGCTCTCTTCAGGCTGCTGGCGTAACATTTGGAGTGAAACTATTCACGTTTGTTTACGAAGCAGAACCATGTGATGAATGGCAACTTCAGAATCCGCTTCCTACCAAGCAGGTTTTCACTTGTGAGGAATTTGCCTGTGAGTTTGGTGAATCCAATCAGCATAATAAGAGATTATTAGAATAAGAGCAAGCACTGCAACAGTAAaggaaaatgaatagaaaagagaaatgagagAAATGATTCATTGTAAATAAATAGAAAGTATGAGTGGAATATGTATAATGTAATCTTAATAATATGTGCAGCAtgccaaaaataaatgcattatgtatatgtatagtTTGGATTCTGTCCCGTGTTAAGTGTTAAAAACCCACCACTTCAGTCAACATGGCGATCTACCAGTTATCTGCTTTCCCTCTGAAATACAATCAAACCACCTCCTATCATCATAGATCATAAGCTGCCCTGTGTATAAATAACTTAATAAGCACACAGTACTTATGTGCTATGATAGAACGCTAGAGCCCCCCTTCGAGTCATTTGAGGATTATAAACAATTATCCTGACACCGAaacctgctgtgtgtttgttatcGTGGTCGTCCATAACACGCTGTGTCTTCAGGGTGTGGGGACGACGTGGAGGTGGAGTGCTGACGTAGTAATCTAGGTTTCAGGCCAGGCTGGGGGACTTTACCTAGTGACTAAACAGTGGAACTGCTGGGTGCATAAGGCCCAAAAGACTTACATCATTTTCAAAACCTTCCATTACAGACGCTGGAATAACCCTCACATACGTCATTAGCTCCCAAAGATGATGCTGGTGCCGTTTGGCCCCGTGGATGATCAAAAGATCTCCTTCCTGTTGTAGATGCCGCTCCTACGAGGACTGCTGTGGGACCCGCTGCTGTGTGAGGGCGCTGTCCATCCAGAGACTGTGGTACTTCTGGTGAGTCCCAGGGAGACGCTACATtccacccctccctccgtcctctccCTGCTCCCGCTGCAGCACCACGTTTCCATGACGATGTTGGGTTAGTGGAAGGTGCGATGAGGCCTCTGTTTCCCCTCTCAGGGTGCTGCTAATGATGGGGGTGCTGTTCTGCTGCGGGGCCGGCTTCTTTGTCCGCAGAAGGATGTATCCGTCCCCTCTGAGGGACGAGCCCGCCTTCAATGTCTCCTTCACCAGACACCCTGCAACATCCCCAGGTacagcacacatgcacacatgcatgtgtttcAGCACATGTGAGCGTGCCAGTCAGATCACATGACTGAGTCCCTGTTCGTCTTAAGCAGAGTGAGACATTCTGATCTGACCAgcattgtaaatgtaaaattattGTACAGTTTATAAAtagttttctcctcttctctccagtTTCCCAGCAGCCGGGCAGCATGCAGGGCTTTGGGGTCAACGGGATGACGGGTGGCGACCCGGGGGTCGCCATCGCACACCCGGCATTCACACAGCCGCCGCAGCCCGGCTCGGCCCACATGATGATGGCGGCTTACCCTCCACCTCCGTCCTACTGCAACCACCCGCCGCCGTCCTACGAACAGATATTCCAGAACGGCGACAAGAAGTAAACTCCTGCAAGGAGACGCAAGTGTGGATGTAAGACTTGTTCTGTGGAACGAGACGGAAGAGGCACCGTAACCAGAAtctagtgcacacacacacacacacacacacacactttttgagTCACGCACACAACTTCATCTGCAGTGCTGCGTTTCCTCCTGATCCACATGGATCTGTACAGTGGTGAGCGTTTTGGATTTGGATTTACCCACCGTCACCGGTTCTTCTCCACCTCCCAACGAGCAGCTCCACCTGTACACGAGTGAACAGAAACTATGTATGTACCAGAAAGCTCTTCATTAAAAGTGTTTTAACTCAAAAAGTCACACACGTTATTATATCGTTATCCTGTTTCAAGCGGCGGCCTCTCACTGCGAGATGGGCCCTTTACTAAATGATGACTTcttgatacattttttattgcCTGCTTGTGCTGTTAGCGGCAGAAAGGAGAGGAATCAGACGAGGGCGGCGTGACGCTGAGCGGGGGGGGCAGTCGATCTTCGCTATATGCCCCCCCAACGTGCTGGAAGGCCCCGCCCCCTTAAGCCAGCTGTTGCTGATGTGATCAGCCCATGGATTCATGCTACCGATGTTATTCTGAGCAGTGCTGCCCTAAAATAGCTTCCTGCCCTTCCTAACCCAGATTGAAGGACGACCCCCTCCGCCACATTTAATCTCTAAAACTAAAGGACAGTTGAGAGGCTGCAGTCAATAGTCCACCTCTTTTGTTTCATTGAAGGAGATGGGGTCCCCCGGTATACAGAGTGGTGCTTCAGGAGCCCCTCTGACGGATTGCGGGTACCTGCAGCCAGCTGCTGGTGTTTAGagctccacctccagcagtTTACCAACCAGCCCCGTTAGTGAGGCCACGAGTCCAAACACCCCCCAGTTCCACCATCAGAGAGCTGCTTtggttgtgtttggatgagCTAATCTGATTAGCTCATTTCAATGTTCATATGTAGATGTTATTGCTTGTGAAGGAGGCTTTGCAGCATGTTAACACTTACTGTCGTCAGAATTGCTAATATGAGGACTGTTCTCTGAAGCCCATGTGACTAAACAACAGTCCTGAACCCGAGATAGTGAGTCAACCGTATCTCCGAAGCAGACGcgggaacaaagtgtttgttggCCTtgtttcttgaaaaaaaaagaattatttaGTGCCAATCAACAGATTGAGCGCTATTGTTGTGTACAGAAAGAGTTCTGTGctgccactgtgtgtgtctcctctgcagctgtATGACGTTACGGCAGGAACCAGAAGCACAGAGCAGGTGTTCTGCACACCGAACCCACAGACGCGCACAGATTATTCAAAAGGTCTCTAACAGTAAAGAAAACGCACATCTGCATAGCCTGCATGTCGGTCCTGCTGCACGGACGGGCCGCGTATACAGATGTGTGATTAACACGTGGGGTAAGTGGGGGCCTCTGGTCTCCGTTCGTCTGCTCCGGCTGTGACGTCCATGTTGCCCGGTGATGGTCCTGCGTCGGAGCTGTGAGCTCCTCTGAAGCATGTCTCATCTCTCCATCAATGGAACTCCAGACAGCATGCCTTTGTTTGGCCACATGACCATGGATGGGCTCCACTTGATGTTTGGCTTCTGCAGCAACAAACATCTGAGGTATATCTCAGATAAATACCGCATTAGTTCTCACCGTGACAGAACGCTGCCGGTTTCTGCTTGGGGAGATGAAACCTTGatgcagacattttttttcttctttttaatatCTAAGAAAATCTTAGGAAAAGCGACTCACCTGAAAGATGAAATGAACCCAGGCTGAGGAGAAGAAACCCGCGTTGTTTCTGATTGGaagacgtgtgtgttttttccactTTGCTGGTTAGAGATGCATCAACCCAAATAGCCAAGTGAGGAAAGCTAAACTCACGCTATTTATTAATAATCATAATCTTGGTTGTTGGGCAGcacggtggttagcactgtcgcctcacagtaAGAAGGTCCtaggttcgattccgcccagtggcctttctgtgtggagtcctcatgttctccccgtgtctgcgtgggttctctctgggtactatggcttcctcccacagtccaaagacatgctctggggatcaggttgattggggactttaaattgcctgtaggtgtgaaTGTCTCACATGTATGTCTCTCGGTAGCCCTGtgatccagggtgtaccctgtctcttaCCCGAAGTTGGAGcagaccctgtgtgcaggataagtggtttgcagatggatggatcttGATTGTTGTGCTGCTTGTGTGTCGGTGCCGTTCTCCGGGGGGGACGAGATCAATAGACGTGTTTCCTTTCACTCCATCTTGGCTTCTGGCCGAGTTCTCATCCATAAATAGTTTGGCACTGAAAGGGGCGCATTTTCTATTTTCAACAGTTTGTTGTGAGTTATTGCCCACCGGAGCTTTTTCACATATTGTCTTAGGCCCAATTCAGTGTTTATTTGTGAGTTAGTCTTTTTATGGAGTTTTATGGATCAAACAGACTTAATCGTGCCCACATGGGTGACACAGATGAGGTGACACTGTAGAAGAGCAATCACAGGACCTTAGCGGTGCAACAGATACCCAGATGATGATGACCACATGCTGCCCATCATCATGTGGGTATCTGTTGGCACCACTAAGGTCTCTTTGGTCCATGTTGTTTCATGTTGGGTCTCTTGTGAAAACATTGTCTTCTTTTCAACTTCTGATcctcctccttttattttctgttgcttcagtcacaacaaacaaaaagcacaccACGCTGACGCATCGCACACAACATTACAATCTAATGTGCGTTTCCCCCCGTGGAGTCAGTGGTACTAATGGTGTTCAGCGGGCACACGCCTGTGTCGACTAagctttcttcccttttttccccatggaagggtttttcatttgttgGGGAGTTCTTCCTTTGCCGATGTGTTGGTTTCGGGACaaaggatgtcgtatgtgtacagactgtaaagccctctgaggcaaatttgtaatttgtgatttttggctatacaaaataagatgaattgaattgaagtgtGTGGaggcctctgccccccccccccacgaagcCAGTGGACCTGTGCAGTAGTTTGCATATTAGAGATAGCACCATGTGAAAGGCCATCATGTGAAACTATGCAACAGCTATTGTAGAAGCATCCGGACCTTTTATCCTCGCCTTGTTAACGTCTTCTCATTGTCattgtaaaatatgtaaataaacgTCACTTCTGATAACTTCTGAAATGTGATCTGATGgtcattgatttattgattggtATTGCAAAAGGTACATATTATGTACTGCAGCTCTTTCCGCCCTGCAGCAcgctgtaaaaaataaagcgaAATATATTTTTACGTGGAAAAGCTGGTGAATCAATAAAAGCCTAATTAAACATAGAGGGAAAAATCAGAGGAGTTTAACGGCTACTGAAGAAGCGGATGGCAGATAAAACCTCTGATGTCACATTAATAAATAGTCCGTCTCCTTAACTGATCCTCCACGTAGAATATCGCAgagtgcttttctagtcttcacacccattcacacgtTTGGGTGTCCCGCctaaggacacatggacatagAGTAAAGCAAAGGCGGGGATCGAACCGCCGATCCTCTGAATGAAGGGCTGCTCTGCCGCCACGACGCAGCCCGCTTTTGTATTCCCTGTGACAATATGAGACAATCTGCATCTTATTGTGCAACTCTGCTGCAATGAAATAAGACAATAAACTAACATGGAAACCTCTGAAGCCTTTGTCTCATTCTGTTTAATGACTATTGTTTTGATATTGAATTATTGGACGCCGCGCTCACGTCCACGTTCAGGCCTCGCTTAAGGCTCCTTACGTTGAATACCCTCATTGTCTGTTCCATGCATACGGTCTTTCCAAAGTGAACTTCCGTCTTCAGGAATATATATaacctgtatatatatatatatatatatatatatatatatatatatatatatatatatatatatatacacatacatatatactgcaACGTGTCAAAGGCGGTTGTCTACGCAAGGTTGTACTCTACGTATTAAACTAAGGATAACTTGAACAGATGAACGCGTGGTTGAAGCAGTGCAGCCATGCTTGTGTGCACTGggcaaaaacaaataatcatgTAGAgaagtatgaataaataaataagaacattttaaatgatgctTCTCGCTTGACTTCCTGGACACATCAGACCCTCCTCACAGGAAGAAGTCATCTTTGGACAGGAGATGTGCTTCAGTAGGACGGCGTAGGGGACGTGTTCGTATCCAAGGACGGCCGGTGTGACCACAGAGCATCAGCGTACACATTTTACATTAGTCGTGGCTTTCTGAGTTGTGCATTAAGTCACTCACTATAAATGAATACTGTTAATGCTTATAttagtttcttttcatttttaattcaacGTAGTGTCTGAAGGTATAAGCTTAATATAACGTGGTCTCTCATAAAGGCAATCACACTGCTTGAACATGTGACAGGAAGACTTTATTTATTCCCCAAAACCTGGTCCATTAAACATACGTAGTATGAAGAATGACGAGCAGCTACACCTACTGTTGGACAACAGGGTCACAGGAGAcggtgtctgtctgtccgtccagTACAAAGCGCTTCGGACTCTCAACACGTCGCATGACAAACTGCATTCAAATAACCGGCACTAAAGATACGTCCTACACGTTTACATACAAAAAGTGACCTTTTAATGACGTTAACTGAGCGTTGGGTCGTTGCTGTGAGTTTAGCTCCTGTTGTTCTGCAGGACGTCTATAAGACTCTTGTTGTACTCCGCCACTTGTTGGGAGACGTTCT is part of the Gasterosteus aculeatus chromosome 21, fGasAcu3.hap1.1, whole genome shotgun sequence genome and encodes:
- the vopp1b gene encoding WW domain binding protein VOPP1 encodes the protein MRNPLADLALTFLLFLECVEAKKYCWYFEGRYPIYFICRSYEDCCGTRCCVRALSIQRLWYFWVLLMMGVLFCCGAGFFVRRRMYPSPLRDEPAFNVSFTRHPATSPVSQQPGSMQGFGVNGMTGGDPGVAIAHPAFTQPPQPGSAHMMMAAYPPPPSYCNHPPPSYEQIFQNGDKK